One Agelaius phoeniceus isolate bAgePho1 chromosome 6, bAgePho1.hap1, whole genome shotgun sequence DNA window includes the following coding sequences:
- the OLFML1 gene encoding olfactomedin-like protein 1, translating to MVALQVHFLLVPSLVSIMGAAQYVMQDAALLSYIDQRFLSLERRLEKCSQDLLEYVDEFRELSKAALARLARLSTDKAELEGEVENLLTRVERAQRDIDYFGSIMDSNACVEVHKDLLKQQLLEEAEEKKRLKLMLNASCDHMLAGIRSLKVVKKTGGKHGSWMKDPGKKHAKIYLLSGSVNNVILEFANIMAFMENNQTLKARRVPLPMPWEGTGHVIYQGFLFYHRHGSLNEIVKFHLQRRNVADQMLLPGAGRIPAYQLSPQTKIDLALDEQGLWALHAEPETGGNIVLTKINPMAMAVEHSWDTPCSSRDAEAAFMACNTLHVVYNSPSGGSSRIQCVYDVLGALNVHTNPGLHFPKRQGGHSSVHYNPKERQLFAWGDGSQIIYKLHTEQKV from the exons ATGGTAGCCTTACAGGTCCATTTCTTGCTGGTTCCATCCCTCGTGAGCATCATGGGAGCAGCACAGTACGTGATGCAGgatgcagccctgctgagctaCATTGACCAGCGTTTTCTGTCTCTGGAG AGGAGGCTGGAGAAGTGCAGCCAAGACCTGCTGGAATACGTGGATGAGTTCAGAGAGCTCTCCAAGGCGGCACTGGCCCGCCTGGCAAGGCTGAGCACCGACAAGGCTGAGCTTGAGGGGGAAGTGGAGAATTTGCTCACGAGGGTCGAGCGCGCCCAGAGGGACATCGACTATTTCGGATCCATCATGGATTCCAACGCCTGTGTGGAGGTGCACAAGGACCTGctgaaacagcagctgctggaagaggcagaggagaaaaagagactTAAACTCATGCTTAATGCAA GCTGTGACCACATGCTTGCAGGTATTAGGTCCCTGAAGGTAGTTAAGAAAACTGGAGGAAAGCATGGCTCTTGGATGAAAGATCCTGGCAAAAAGCATGCCAAGATTTATTTATTAAGTGGCTCTGTGAACAATGTGATTTTGGAATTTGCAAATATCATGGCTTTCATGGAGAACAACCAGACTCTGAAGGCTCGCAGAGTCCCCTTGCCAATGCCCTGGGAAGGAACTGGCCACGTCATCTACCAGGGCTTCCTCTTCTACCACAGGCACGGCTCCTTGAACGAGATCGTGAAGTTCCACCTCCAGAGAAGGAACGTAGCTGACCagatgctgctgccaggggctgggaggattCCTGCCTACCAGCTCTCTCCACAGACAAAAATAGACTTGGCTCTGGatgagcaggggctgtgggccCTCCATGCAGAGCCAGAGACCGGGGGGAACATTGTCCTCACCAAAATCAACCCCATGGCCATGGCGgtggagcacagctgggacacaccctgcagcagcagggatgctgAGGCAGCTTTCATGGCCTGCAACACCCTGCACGTGGTCTACAACTCTCCTTCTGGGGGCTCCTCCCGCATCCAGTGTGTTTATGATGTTTTGGGTGCTCTGAATGTTCACACAAACCCAGGACTGCATTTCCCAAAACGCCAGGGTGGCCACTCCAGCGTACACTACAATCCCAAAGAGAGGCAGCTCTTTGCTTGGGGTGATGGATCCCAGATCATTTACAAACTTCACACAGAGCAGAAAGTTTAA